From the Hoplias malabaricus isolate fHopMal1 chromosome 6, fHopMal1.hap1, whole genome shotgun sequence genome, the window AATAGGACAAACGTGGCTAATTAGCTTTGTCATGATTTGCATGTGTTGTAAATGATATTTTAAGACAGCAAAATCTCTGTGCTGTAATCCTCATATAAAAAAGCAGAATCTGCACTCAGCATACCAACACATATTAAGACTTGAGACATGAAACAAGCTGTATCGCTCTGGCATGTGCGGTGTTTGTGGCAGCACTAATGATTTAATTTGCATTGCAGAGCCATAATTTGCATTGTGCGTTAATTTTGTTTAACCTGCTGTTCAAAGACAGTAATCAGCTGGGCCTTTTTGAGTTTACAGTAAGGATTCCCTTTTCATGCAACATGAATGACTCTAAATGGAACATGGAAATACCGCAGCATGCAAATATTAGAGATCTTTGTAAATATTTCAATTAATGACACACACGAATGGGTATAAATACCATCGCCTGTAACATAAAAAGAGGAGTAGCTTTTGTTGAAGGTAATTATGCTGCCTGGCTTCCAGAATTCCCATGTGGCATAGCAATGATTGAGACATTAAACTATGGCAAAAGATTTCATCAGCCTCATTACACCATCACCAATTCCCAATCAAGAAATACTAGTATTGTATCCTGGTTTTCAAGGCTGGCACAAAAACAGAATATTGGCAGGGTTTTGTGAAAGGAGGTGACAAGGGCACTTGTTTGCAGCCTTGTTTCAACAGAATATATAACACTTTCAGTGTGGCCATGTTCAACACAGCCCATGTTTATTTAAACTGCAAGCACTTCTATTTAATGCCTTTGCCTAGATGATTTGATAGCTGACAACACAAAAACGTTCCCAGTACGCCTGTACTCATAGTATAAATATGGGGAAACTGGAGTTAAAATCTtacataaacattaatattaaagtaCATTCTTTTTGCAAAACCTCCAATCATTCTGGACTGCTATACTCCCCCACTCAGACCATAAGTATGCTGTTAAACTCGATTACTAACTGATAAGGTCTTTAGTTGGGTACTAGGTTTAATAAGCTCCTGCAAATTGTCTTTTTCCCCTTAAATTATGGCAGCCTATGTGGGGGGGTTGGGTTGGGAAGAGCATCTTTCTTGAGACTGTTTTCCAGCTGTGTAGGACGTTAATGAGAAGATCCCACACAAAAAGATTCAAAACTGTCAAGTTCCCAGTACAATACAGCCAACCTGAAATATTACCTGTTATTACACTGCCGCTGTCAACAAACACCATTACAATACTGGATAGGAATTACCGCAAGGCCTCTATCTGGAGACAGGGGTGGGGTACCAGAATACATGACTTCTCACTTTAGTCTGATACCCTGAGTCTCAAGTCAAATAGAAACTATCCGTTGAAGGACTTTCTTGGCTTAAAACTGGAAATGCGGTAACACTCATTAAATAACTAACTTTAGTAAAATCTGTTAGAACCGAGAGTGGTTTGACGATATTCTTTACCTAAGAAATGTggttcttttattcattcattgcctgtaagcgcttatccagttcagggttgtggtgatGTCCGGAGCCTCCCCAGAatatcactgagcgcaaggagGGGCTGTTCTTTTCAATTCAACAGGAAacacaatattaaatatattaaacaaatagaaaataatgaataaaatctaACACATCATAACTGGCtttgtataaacatttttatttactctaAACACTTACATGAACAAAAACACCATATAAACACAAAGATTGATGCAGCGACACACTAACCCGCCTTCCGGTTTTGATTCAGAGgccttttttctttcctttttttccccccctcttttcttctttttcgcAGAACATACTTAAGTTGGCCAAGGCAGCACAATGCTATCTTACTGTATATTACAACATGCTGTCTACACTGCCCGCACCAGGAATGGAAAGTTCTATAGAGAGACACTAGTTCAAAATCAACAAAGTATAAAAGTATCATTTTACAGCAGTTGAAATACTGACATTAAGTTATAGCAAGTCTTACATCATTAAAACCATGGAAGAGTCTAAAGGAGGCCAGTCtgaaagaatgaaaataaaagcaaaatgggggagggagggggaagaaaaaataaacttcACACTTGGAATTTAACAATATACTGCatatggattattattatttttcactgattttttttttgcacatatGTTCTGTAATGATCATTCTCAAGAATGATCTCAAACTCAAACTCTCAAGAATGGAAGGGTCACAGTCTTGTTTACCCTGCTCAAACACACCCAAGTCATTTCATCAGCTAAGTAATAAGCCCCTCATAAATCAGGCAGGCTAGAACAGAGAAGACGTTCAACCGTGCACACTTGTGACCCTCGGGGATTGGAGTCAGACACTCCTGGTATGAGTGCTTGTGCCGTGAATTAGCTTCaacggggggtggggggagggacAAGGGAAGCAATGGTGACACTCTTAACGTCTTTCAAAAAAAAGGGGgcaggagaaggagagaaaaaaaaagccaaattaAGAGCCAGCAGAGTGCTTTGTTAGATGAGTGTCACTGGACAGACAATGGCACGACACATTCCGTTTTCTTTAAAACCAGGTGGAAATTAGTGTGAATGATAAGGGTTAAGGAAGGGTGAGCTAAAGTGGACTGAAGGGATCCTTTCAAAACTCATTCTTTCCATCACGGCAAAATCTTGAGGCTTACGGAGAAAACTTTTTGGCTTGTGCTCGGACCCTTTTTTCATATTCCACTCTGTTTTGGCTGcagaaaaagtaaataaaaagtcagCATGCCGTTAAACACAAGGACAACAACTGAGCAAACAATGATTTGGAAATTAAATGTGACACTTGAAATTTCAGGTTCAGAGCACTGATATTTGAAATGCTTACCAGTAAATTGTATATGCCTCAGCTTGTGCAGGGTCCTGAATATTTGGCTCATTAAGGAGTTCTTGGATTCCTAGCAAGATCTAGAAGGGGGAAAGTGATTTTACAGAAACTGAACTGGCGGTTTTTCATGAAGTCATGCTGCCCCCTTCAGGGATGCAGCCTACAAAGCAATTCAAATACTACACTCAGGTTTATATGCAATAGAGGAAGGGCACAATTGGtagtaaaaattaaaacaaacaaacaaacaaaaaaacactttcccgctgcatttatgttttttttatttgattaccTCTGAATTTTAGCCCCTGAGAAGCACTGAATTATATTATACATATGAAAAGTGCTCTAGAGAAAACTTAATGTGCTACTTTCCTGGTCTCAAAAGTAGAGTTTGTTTTATTCCTTTCTCGTCTGTAAAAAGTCCTATGTTGCTGCAGTGCCACTACAAGTTTACAAAACAAATCCCAAGATTTTCCAAGGGAGAAAATATATCATGGTCTCCACCAAGACAGAACAACTGCATTTGAATGTTTACAAGATCATAAATCTCAATGAAGCTTTGTTGGTCACAGTATTCAAGAAATCAAcgaaaataaacattaaaatactaGTCATTTGCCAtctgtaaaatgacaaaatgctcaatttaaaatgattaaaaatgattaagtTAATGAAACAATACTCAAAATAACTAATGTTGTTAAATTAAGGCTCTGTTTTGAACCATTATCAATATTCTTATGATTAATTCAATGGAAATAATCAGCAAGCATTTTTAAACTACTATACAGACATtactaaaaaattaaacaaaatgcaaataaCTATGTATATCTTGACATTGCATGATTTCTAACTGTGGAAtccttatgtttaaaaaaatccatttTGTAGATATTGTTGCTCAGCAGaaccattaaaataaatattttaactaGCAGACATTTCCCTGATACTCATTTGCTGAATCAAACATGCACCCTATGGAACAAACAGTGGGTGGCAGTATGCTGCTTGATGAATGTTCTGCCAATTGATATTATAAAGAACTTGCTTGACAATTCACAATTGCTCTGTGAAGCTGTTCTTGACATTGGCATGCTTACTGTATTTTGCAGCAAGTCTTTGTAGGCCACATGCAAAAGATCAGTTGTTACAGAAATCTAACCCTGATTCACAACAGCCGAACATCCCtaaaagcaacactaggtcaaattttaccttaaaaatcaTTTGAGAGGTTTCACTGACTTGTAACAGGGAGAAGACAGCCTcttattgctactctgggcttaaTTTCAGAaccaccccctccctcccccttggATTACTGcctttattttcttgaattgATTGAACGTGAATACTATCTGCCCTGTATTGACTCAATGGTGACTTTGTTTCAAAACTTCATTCACCCAAACCTGATATCTTTTATAAGCAGCTCTCAAAATGTTCTGCGTACATTATTTCAGGCTCATGTTTGCTTCCTTCAACAGGCAGCAAATTGCACTAGCAAAATCTAATAATACATTATAGGTAAAAATAAGTGGAAAGTCATCAGTTCTTTACTGCTTACTTGCTTGATTGTAATAGCCGGTCTCCAGTCTTTGTCTTCCTCTAAAATCGATAGGCACACTGTGCCAGATGGATATACATTGGGATGGAATAGTGGAGGCTCAAATTTACCTAATGAAATAAAGTGGGGTTTTTTTagcaacacaatacaacatttCAGAAGGTACCCGCTGTTCTGCACAACACAATAAACAGAAAGTGGCAACAGAACATGAAGCCATAACTCACATTTTGGTGGAGAAGAAGGGTAGTCATCCTTAAAGAGCATCCGCAGTTTAAACAAGCCTCCCTCCCATGGCGTCTGGAATGGACAAAcaagataaatgtttttttttgtttgttttttttaaaccatggtTAATTTAAGTTAAGAAAAGCATAAAGACAGACAAAATCTCAAGAGCTGAGATTCTCACCCCTTTCTTTCCAGGAATGGCACACTCCCAATTCATCAGGTTCATAGTTCCATCAGGGTTTTTGGTCGGCACAGCTACAAAACCCTGTGTGGTTAAGGCAGTGGTGGGAAGGAGGAACATCAAAATTTCAATATCATTGGTCATGTTCTATTCACATAGATGGGAAGGACAGCTTAATTCCTCTCAGCCAAATCAGTTGTTTTAATAATATGGAAAAAGGCTACACTGCTCACGAAGGCAATGCTTGAGAGGTCTTACCCTGCCTAGGTGAGGGCATCATGCACTAGGGTCTTGGAAGACCATTTAAGAACACTAGgtgcaataaaaatatatatatatatattttcatcaaATAAAGATTTAGAGTGCACAACTCTTGTCCCTGAGGCAGTTGTCCAGCAGTTTGGCTATTCCCATAAACATACCAGTACAGCTGGCAATTAACAGATAGGACTAGTTTAACCTATGCCTGATTCAACCTTCCTAAAGCCAGATTCCATATAAATGTGTTCAACTGAAGCTGTTCACTGCTGCATTTACCAAATCCTCAATTATATATGCACTCAACTCTGGTCAacgtttttcttcttctttttttattttaagaagCTGCACAAACAGTGGAAACGTCGTGGGCGGTGACTACATTTACTGGGGCAGACTATCATCTCGTTAATTCAGTGAGGGACTTCAGTACAAGGTGGTCTAGCAACTCTGTCTTCAAGGGTGGGGACTAAGACCTGAGGTATGTTGTCAAAGTTTTCCATCTCCGCGCATAATCCAGTGTTTAGTAACACTGTTCTGAAGCTCATTGTTCTAAACCGATACAAATGACTTATTTTTAAGCCATATAGGACGTGATTGTACAAAGTCGCACTTGGTGCTTATGCAGGCACACAAACCAGATGTAAACAAAAACTTTACAAAGCAATGTCTTAACCACTGGTGACTGCAAAGTCACCAAACGTTAGCTCACAAAACTCAAAAAGCAACATGGGTTTGAAGGTAAAACAAATTCAAGGCTCACACAACCCTCAGACTAGCCTttatcttttatatatataatagccTTTATTAGCCTGTAAATGCTGCATTTTGAGCTTTTGTGGAAGTGTGGAGattagtaaaatattttacaaaaaatctaaaaagcagaaaatgacaTTATAAATCACTGTCCCAAGTAGGTCAAAAATCTTCTGCATTATATTTAGAGCCATGTATCAAGCACATTTATAGATAAGTTATGCTTGTTAAGTTGATTTTAGGGCAGTGTTGTACATGCAAAACTCAACAGAatcattgttttaatcattaCATATAAATGATTAGAAAAGGCTTTGCACCAGACCACCATTTTTTGGTTCACTAGTAAAGCACTGAAGGAATAGTTCTTTGGAACGTTTTTGCAAATAAgaaagtacagagagagagaaaaaaagactgTTTAAACTTGCAAGTAAATTTCAGTACAGGAAGGTACATCACATGCTCAAATATCGCTCAAGTaagatttctttttcttctttaatttatttgctACTGCCATTTCTCCTCCTTAAAtccaaagaaaaatgaaaaacttgAAAATGCATGAAGCATTACTCTTTAAAACAAcgttttaaggtgaaagagacaCCATTTGCCTGTTAAATAACTTTGCAGAACAGTTTATTCTGAGGACTAATGCTGCATTAACATGTTTTTGTTATacatataaattattaaaaacttGCAGTGGGTGGTTATTCCCATTACACGTGTACCCATGATGTTTAAAAGACTCAACATACCTTTTACTTTGTTGTTTGTCCTCCACAGTTTACATATGACGTGTGTGTCTATGTAACTAAAAGTTATACTATATTTAAGTGAACATCTACCCTTCCAGTCATTGGCTCCTTTTTTTAGACCAGCAGTGtgctttgaaaatgttttttttttatatatatatttttatcccTATCCATTTTGGGAGTGTGATTTTGCATCTCTTTTCTGACGGGCTCCTCTGTAAATTAAGCTGAAACACTCAGCATGGAACGTTTATTTCAAAGTGGAGTATAACTGCTGTAGATGGAATTTAAAAATGCATGTAAACAAGTCATCTCAGGACTAAATTAAACACAGGCTTAGACTAGTTTTCAGAGATTAACATTCTGAaaccaaaaatgtttaactataAAACCAAACTTCATCTTACCACTGCAGTTGAGATCAGTAAACTGTCAAATCAGTACAGTAATTTGTAACAGATATAAAAGTCAGTCATACTTACAAATGGGTGATCTTTTCGCCAAGCCTTTCGTTCTTGTGCGAGACGACTTAACGCTATACCAGACATGACTTATGGTTCCTTAAAATGATGGAGACAAACCTAGGGAAGAttcaagagagagagtgaaggaaggAGTACAGACAAATGTCAGAGCACTCAGCAGGGCTGAAATATTCATCATCTACATCAAAATTGTCTGAGGGTGtaattttctaatttaaaaaatgttattattatttctgctgttagCATTTCTTAGAGCTGAGAATTGAACCAAcatgttatttttaatcttGGAAATGTGCTGAGACAGACCAATAAAAACAAGCCAAAGACATGTgtactgtgacatcacaaccccAACTGGCAATCCAGACTTCAAGCcttagaccaaaaaaaaaaaagtaaacattcTGGTCAACAACTGCCATGTTTCTGTGGTCACCTGCATAATACACCTGAAGAATTCTCATTCAATTACATACAGCATTTTgagctttaaaaatgaattaacaaacattctatatatatatatatatatatatatatatatatatatatatacacacacacacgtttttgtATATTTGAGCAAAACACTTAAatgaaaagattttattcaacTCATTTAAAACAGGATGTGTCGCAGATGTCGAGGTTTTCTGCTTAAATCATTAAAATGGACATTAGACAGAATTGATTTTAGTGTGGGTGACAAAACCAGTTGTCTAAAGAGAGTAATGTTTCTACAAGTATCTTTGCAGAAAGGTACTGTACAAAACATCTATTAGCTACTCCATTTGAAGAATATTTGCCATTTTCAGACAAAGTTTTTCtctattaatttaaaaaaggtccagatatatattgtttataacAAAAAGACTTGACTAACTGAACATATGAATGTAGAGCCTTGTAGTGTGGGTGCTTATGTTGTTGTTTACTCAGCAGTGTTTGGTTGTCtgacttatttatatataacatgtCCCCATATGAAAACGTTGAAAATgatgaatgaaaatgttttgttaTATATAGATTAAAAGTAGGTTAAAATTATTACAGCTCTTTCACTTTTAAATTCTTCCAGCCATTTTGGTTTTCTTCTATAAAAGTAAGTATTCTTAAACGCACATTCATTATATTGCTGTCAGATAAAGGACTTTTTAACATAAATTGTTCTCCAAAAGTTTAAGACTATTAAACCATGGACAAATTAACAAGCTCAGTTGTCACATTGTGCCTTCCTAATGGATTTGGAGTGTACATAATATGTCTACAGTTGTAACTGTATATACTGAAATCCCTGGTTCCCAAAAACGTCTCTGTAAAGAAACCACTTTCAGAGGAAAACAGTCTGAATCACTTATTTCAACAATTTAGGTTTGCCAAAATTCTTTatactgaaataaaaaacaaacaaacaaaaaaaaaaaaaccttggaCGTGCACTTTAAATGTAAaggtttaataaaatgtaaattaaaacttGTTTATATGCATTAGTGCAGACACAAACATCTAAATGACAGATGTGCGAAGTCCTGCACTTTTAGCGAAAAGTAATCATTGAATAAAGTCTCTTTTAAAGTTTAAACAGTGACCTGCCCCAAAAAGTCTCTCATTGAAACTACTCCTAAGTTAACAATCTTGCATTTAATATCAGCACAGAAACCTGTGACGAACCTTCAAATAAGActaactttaaataataataataataataataaatggtggTAAAAAAATGATGTGGGAACGACGTACTCAAGTAATGAAATACggtataaaaatgtaaacaaaaatatgtCGTTggaacacattaaaataaacatccaCACCAAGTTGAGAGCAcgtcattttttttcttaaggaGGGATGTCATCAGTAAGACTCCATACATAAGACAAAATAAGggcaaaaaattaaaataaaaataaactgttaAAAGGCAAAAGTGTGCCGCTTTCTCCGAGAAGGAGCACCTCTCTGCTGTTAAACAGCGGCTGGCGCCGAGGCTTCTACTGCACTTTGTTCATATTTGGCGCAAAATCTGTGTCCGCTGTGTAAACGCTGAGAGGCGCACACAGCGCCACTGCGCACTCCTGCCCTCCACAGCGCCGAGAGACTGAAAGACCACTCTTCGCAGAAAACATATGCGGCCGGAGAGTAAGTGAGGCGCTCCTGTGCGGAACAAAGCGGCTTTAACTGCGAAGTGTTCAAAGCTGCGCTGAAGAAGGCGCAGAGCATTGCCGAGTAGCCGCTAACGTTTGGAGCTAACGACGCCGCGGAGCGAACAAAAACAGCGCCGCACATCGCCCACCAGCAGCGGGAAATACGGCCTTTAcctctgtctcacactcacccttcACTCAGTAAAAGAGGCCGCAGTCTCTCCGCGCCGGTACCCGACTTTTCTGAGGAAAAACGCAAATCAAACTCGACACAATTCGTCGCTAATCAGCGG encodes:
- the ube2ia gene encoding SUMO-conjugating enzyme UBC9-B; translated protein: MSGIALSRLAQERKAWRKDHPFGFVAVPTKNPDGTMNLMNWECAIPGKKGTPWEGGLFKLRMLFKDDYPSSPPKCKFEPPLFHPNVYPSGTVCLSILEEDKDWRPAITIKQILLGIQELLNEPNIQDPAQAEAYTIYCQNRVEYEKRVRAQAKKFSP